From the genome of Streptomyces sp. NBC_01304:
AGATTCCGGCCATGGCCGCGACACAGGCGCCGCTGCGCCGGTCGAGCATGGGCAGGAGCCGGTAGCCCTCGGCGAACAGGGCGCGGGCGCGCCGGACCTCGAAGTGCACGAGGCCCGCGAAGTCGGCCCCGGCGGGCATCTCGGAGCGGGCGAATCCGTCCGAGCAGCCGAACTTGGCGAGGTCGTCGGCCGGCAGATAGGTGCGGCCGCCCTCGGCGTCCTCGCGAACGTCCCTGAGGATGTTGGTGAGTTGGAGCGCGAGGCCGAGCGTGTCGGCGTACTCCGGCGCACGCTCCGCCTGGCGCGCCCCCGGCTCGGTGCCGAACACGCCGAGCGAGAGCCGTCCGATGGCGCCGGCCACACAGCGGCAGTAGACCTTGAGGTCGTCCCAGGTCTCGTAGGTCTCGCCGCGTACGTCCATGAGGACGCCGTCGATGAGTTCGTCGAGCCCCTCGAGCGGGATCGGGAAGTGCTGAGCGGCATGGCTGAGCGCGACGGCCACCGGGTCGGTGTCGTCCTCGTCCACCTGACCTGCCCGGACCCGGTCGAGCAGGGCCCTGGTGTCCTCCAGCCGGACGCCCTTGACGTCCGGGGCGAGCGCACCGTCGCCGATGTCGTCGACCCGCCGGGAAAACGCGTACAGCGCCGACATGGCACGCCGCTTCGGCGCCGGCAACAGCCTGATGCCGTACGCGAAGTTGCGCGCCTGCTGGCCTGTCACGGCCTCGCAGTAGCTGTACGCAGCAAGTACCGGCGCGGACACGTCTTCATTCCCCTCAGTGCTCCCCACAGTTCGGCTCACCCCTCTCCTCGCAGAGTCGCTCCCACCTCGCGCAGCAAGCGCATCTTGGTGGGCTTGGGCGGTCCTGGCAGTACGTCGTGTCCCACAGCCTCGATCGCCGCCAGCGCCGCGCGTCCCCCCGCCACGAATCCGGCGAGCAGCAGTCTCAGCCTGCCGTGCACGCTACCCACCAGCGGGGTGCCTTCATTCAGGAGGCCCTGGGCGCGTCCTGATTCGTATGCAACCAGTGCGCGCACCGATGCGCCCGCCGCGGGAGCGGCCAGATCGGCTTCCGTGACGGAGAAGCGCTTCATGTCCTCGCCCGGCAGATAGATCCGGTCACGTGCGAGATCCTCACTGACGTCCTGCAGATGCTCGACGATCTGCAGGGCCGTGCAGATCGCGTCGGAGAGCCGTACCCGCTCCGGGCTGGTGGTTCCGGTGATGCCGAGGACCAGGCGGCCGACCGGGTTGGCCGAAAGTTCGCAGTACGCGAGGAGGTCGTCGTACGTCTCGTACCGGCTGACGAGCTGATCCTGGCGGTTCGCCTCGATGAGGCCGAGGAAGGGCTCCGGGGTCAGGCGGTGGCGGCGGACGGTGGGCTGCAGTTTACGCAGCAGGGGGTGGCGCGGCGTCGAGTCGAAGACCTTGCGCAGGTCCGCCTCGAAGGCGTCCAGGAAGGCGAGCCGGTCCTCGGCCGCCGCGGCGTCCAGGCCCAGGTGTCGGGCGTCGCCTCCGCCCGGGGCGAGGTCGCCGTCGCCGATGTCGTCGACGAGGCGGGCGTAGCCGTAGATCGCCATCAGGTCGGCGCGCCAGGCCTTGGGCAGGAAGAAGGGCGCGACGGGGAAGTTCTCGTCGGCGGCCTTGTCGAGCGTCGCACGTGCGGGGGCACCGGGGCTCGTCACCCGGCTTCCCGTCACCGCGTGCTGCCCGGTGCGGGGACGGCAGAAGCCTTGCGGAGCTGGGAGTTTTCACAAGCCATAGCCGTCACGTCTCCCGTTCTACACTGCGACCCAATACATCCTATTTCGGACACGCCGCCGATACCGCCCCAGCTTACGTTGTACAGCGCCGACCGGAATGCCGGGGTGTTCTGCACATCACAACAACACACCGATTCGTGTCAACATTCCTGACCGGTAAGGGAGTTGGCCCCGGCCGGGCCGGGTCCTCCATGCCTGCACTCACGACGGGGCCCCGCCGGACGGTTCCGGCGGGGCCCGTTTCACGTGCGGCGGCTACTTGCCGGTGAACTTCTCGTACTCCTTGAGCACCTCGTCCGTGGCGCCGTCCATGCGCAGCTCGCCGCGTTCGAGCCACAGCACACGGTCGCAGGTGTCCCTGATCGACTTGTTGTTGTGGCTGACCAGGAAGACCGTGCCGGCCTCCTTGCGAAGCTCGCGGATGCGGGCCTCGGAGCGCTTCTGGAAGGACCGGTCACCGGTGGCGAGGGCCTCGTCGATCATCAGGACGTCGTGGTCCTTGGCCGCCGCGATGGAGAAGCGGAGGCGGGCCGCCATGCCGGAGGAGTAGGTGCGCATCGGCAGAGTGATGAAGTCGCCCTTCTCGTTGATGCCCGAGAAGTCGACGATCTGCTGGTAGCGCTCCTTGATCTGCTCGCGGGACATACCCATGGCGAGCCCGCCGAGTATGACGTTCCGCTCGCCCGTGAGGTCGTTCATCAGGGCCGCGTTCACACCGAGCAGCGAGGGCTGGCCGTCGGTGTAGACCTTGCCCTTCTCGGCGGGGAGCAGGCCCGCGATGGCGCGGAGCAGCGTGGACTTGCCGGAACCGTTGGAGCCGATAAGGCCGATGGCCTCACCGCGGTAGGCGGTGAAGCTGACGCCGCGTACGGCGTGCACCTTGCGCACACCGCGCTCGTCGCCGCGCCTGATGATGCGACTCAGGGCCGAGGTCGCACTGCCCTTGCCGGTCTTGGCGCCGTTGACGCGGTAGACGATGTGCAGCTCGTCCGCGATGACGGTGGGGATCTTCGCATCCACCGGGGGGGTCGTCTCAGCCACGGCCGTAACGCTCCTCAGCCTTCCAGAAGTACACAAAACCGAGGACGCCGGTGAGCACCGCCCAGCCGAGTGCGACGGTCCAAACGTGCGGCGGCAGGTTCTGGTGCCCCTCGAAGCCGTCGATCAGCGCGTACCGCATGAGGTCCATGTAGACCGCCGCCGGATTGGCGAGCAGCACATCGGCCATCCAGGCCGGGGCGTGCGCCTCCTTCAGCATGTGGGCCAGCGGGAACATCACGCCGGACGCGTACATCCAGGTCCGCAGCACGAACGGCATCAGCTGGGCGAGGTCGGGCGTCTTGCTGCCCATCCGCGCCATGATCAGCGACAGGCCGACGTTGAAGACGAACTGCAGCGCCAGGGCGGGGACGACCAGGAGCCAGGACCAGCTCGGGAAGTGCCCGAAGCCGAGCAGCACCACGACCAGGACGATCATCGAGAACAGCAGTTGCTGAAGCTGTTGCAGCGAGAACGAGATGGGCAGCGAGGCGCGCGGGAAGTGCAGCGCACGCACCAGGCCCAGGTTCCCGGAGATCGCCCGCACACCCGCCATCACCGAGCTCTGCGTGAAGGTGAAGACGAAGACGCCCGTCACGAGGAACGGGATGTAGATGTCGTTCGGCATCCCGCCCCGGCCGCCGAGCAGCAGGCCGAAGATGAAGAAGTAGACCGCGGCGTTCAACAGCGGCGTCGCCACCTGCCACAGCTGGCCGAGCTTCGCCTGGCTGTACTGGGCGGTGAGCTTGGCCTGCGAGAAGGCGAGGATGAAGTGGCGGCGGTCCCAGAGTTGACCGACGTACTCGAGAAGTCCTGGCCGGGCACCGCTCTGGCTGAGGCCGTACTTGGCAGCCAGTTCGGCCCGGGAGAGCCCGTCATCGGGCGACGGTGGCACACTCACCGCGACACCGCCGTCATGCGTTGTCTCACTCACAAGTGGAAACTTTCGTCTTCAAGATGCGCTGCTGGTTCACGCGCAGCAGGAACCAGGGCTGTGCCGTATGGGGGACACGGCCCGAATGCTCTCAGACACGAGCTTGTCAGATGACAGGAGGTCGGCCCAGTCGGGTCAGCCGCCACACCGTACGCCACTTCATGGGGCGCCTGGGCCCGCAGGGGGTGGTCCAGCCCTCCTTGAAGCCGCCGAACCAGGCCTTGAGGGCGGGCCGGGAGGGCCGCCGGACCAGGGTGAGCAGCATCCAGACCCCGAGGTAGACGGGGACCAGCGGGGCGGGGAGGTTGCGGCGGGCCAGCCAGACGCGGTTGCGGGCGACCATCCGGTGGTAGACCGCGTGCCGTGAGGGGGCCGTGGTGGGGTGGTTCAGGACCATGTCGGACCGGTAGTCGATCATCCAGCCGGCGTCGAGGGCCCGCCAGGCCAGATCGGTCTCCTCATGGGCGTAGAAGAAGTCGTCGGGCAGCCCGCCGACCTCTTGGAACACCTTGGTGCGGACGGCGTTGGCGCCGCCCAGGAAGGTGGTGACGCGGGAGTTGCGCATCGGGTCGGAGGCCCGCAGCCGCGGCACGTGCCGGCGCTGGGTCTCGCCGGTGTCCGGGTCGGCGATGCGGAAGCTGATGATGCCCAGCTTCGGGTCCGCCGTGAAGGCCTTGCGGCACAGCTCGGCGGTGTCGGTGTTCGGGAGCAGGCCGTCGTCGTCCAGGAAGAGCAGGACGTCGACGTCCCGGCCCCTCTCGCCGAAGGCCTCGATGCCTATGTTGCGGCCGCCGGGGATGCCCAGGTTCTCGGGCAGCTCGACGGTGCGTACGCCCGCGGGGACGTCCGGCACCGGGGAGCCGTTGCCGACCACGACCACCTCGACGCGGTCGCCGTCCTGCTTGGCGACCGAGTCGAGGAGGGCGCGGAGCTCGTCGGGGCGGTTACCCATGGTGATGATCACCGCTCCGACCTTCAGCTGGTCGGTCACTTGAGCCTGCTCGAGGCCAGGATGGACACGAGGTGCAGCAGGGTCTGCAGCAGGGCGATGCCGGCCAGTACGGCCACGCCGAGGCGCGAGAAGTACAGGTCTCCGCGGGCCTGGTCCACGATCGCGAGGACGAGGATCAGCAGGGACGCCTCGATGCCGAGGATGAGCCGGTGGAACTTCAGGGCCGATGCGGCCCTGCGGGCCAGGGCCATGCCGGACGAGCTGATCTCGGCGGCGGACTCCTGGACCACGGGCTTGTTCGCCTGGTGCCGGGCCACTCCGACCAGGTCCGTCTCGGACTTGATCAGAATGGCGCCGAGCGCGGCGAGCGTCCCGAGGAACGCCCACAGCCAGTCGATGCGCCCCTCGCCCCAGATGTCGGCGGCGCGCAGGCCGAAGCCGACCAGGACAGCGGCGTCGCAGATGTAGGCGGCGACGCGGTCCAGGTAGACACCGGCGAGCGAGTACTGCTTCTTGTAGCGGGCCAGCTCACCGTCGACGCAGTCGAACAGCAGGTAGAGCTGGACCATCAGCACGCCGAGCACGGCGCCCCAGATGCCAGGCACGAGCAGGACCGGAGCGGCCAGGGCGGCCGCGACGGTCATCACGTAGGTCACCTGGTTCGGCGTGACCTTCGTGTTCACCAGGTGCCGGTCGATGCGCAGGGAGATCTCGCGCATGTAGAGCCGGCCGGCCCAGTGCTCACCACTGCGCCGGTCCTTCACACCCGGGGGGTGAACGACCGGGCGGAGCTCAGCTACCGATGGTTTTTGCATAGTCGGCGTATGCGTCCCTGATCTGATCGGCGTTGAGGTTGAGGTGCTCGAGGATCGTGTAGCGGCCGGGACGCGTCTGCGGGGCGAAGAGCACCGCGTCCACGAGGTCCTGGTCGCTGTAGCCCATCTCCTCCGCGAGGACCGGCAGCCCGTGCCGGCGCAGCGTCGCGACCATTTCCTTCGCGACGTCGTGGTCACCGCGCAGGAACGTGGCGAACGCTCCGCCGAACCCGCACTGCTCTCCGTGCTGCGCGTTGCGCTTGGGGAAGAGCAGGTCGAAGGCGTGGCAGATCTCGTGGCAGGCGCCGGAGGCGGGCCTCGAGTCGCCGGCCACGGACATCGCGAGACCGCACATCACCAGGGACTCGGCGAGCACGCTGAGGAATTCGTCGTCGCCGATGCCGCCCGGGTGCCGCAGCACCGCGTGCGCGGCCTGGCGGGCCATGGCGGCGGCCAGGCCGTCGACCTGCTCGCCGTTTACCTCGTGGGAAAGCTCCCAGTCGGCGACGGCGGAGATCTTGCAGATGACGTCGCCGATGCCGGCCCGGACGAACCGTGCCGGGGCGTCCCGGATGACGTCCAGGTCGATGACCACGCCGATCGGGTTCGGCACACCGTACGAACCACGGCCGGCGTCGTTGTCCAGCGTGGCCACCGGCGAGCACAGACCGTCGTGGGCGAGGTTCGTCGCCACGGCGACCAGCGGCAGACCGACCCGGGCCGCCGCGTACTTCGCACAGTCGACGACCTTGCCGCCGCCGAGCGAGACGACCGCGTCGTACCGGCCGGCCTTCTTTATCGAGTCGGCCAGCTTGACGGCGCCGTCGATGGTGCCGTCGGCGTCATCGAACCAGTCCGCGCCGGGGAAGGCAGGGGCGAAGCGCTCCTGCAGCATCTTGCCGGAACCACCGCTGCTGATCGCGAAGGCGAGCTTGCCGGTGGGGGCGATGCGCTGGTCGGTCAGGATCGTGGCCAGATCGTCCAGCGCGCCGGCCCGGATGTCGACGACAACCGGGGCCGGCATCAGCCGGGTCAGTACAGGCACGCGATCTCCCGCCCCTTGGCGAGGTCGTCGTGGTTGTCGATCTCGACCCACTTGAGGTCGCCGATCGGCGCCACGTCGATCTTGAAGCCGCGGTTGACGAGCTCCTGGTAGCCGTCCTCGTAGTAGAGGTCGGGGTCGCGCTCGAAGGTGACCTTGAGGGCGTCGGCGAGCTCTTCGGCGGCGGAGCCCTCGATGAGGGTGACGCCGATGTACTCACCGGTGGCCTCGGACGGGTCCATCAGCTTGGTGATGCGCTGGACACCCTTCTCGGGGTCCACGACGACCTTCATCTCCTCGTCGGCGAGCTGCTTCACCGTGTCGAGGGCGAGGATGATCTTCTTGCCGTCGCCGCGGGCGGCAAGGAGGGTCTTCTCGACGGAGACCGGGTGCACGGTGTCGCCGTTGGCGAGGATCACGTCGTGCTTGATCGCGTCACGGCCGCACCACAGGGAGTAGGCGTTGTTCCACTCCTCGGCCTTGTCGTTGTCGATCAGGGTGATCTTGAGGCCGTACTTCGCCTCAAGAGCCTCCTTGCGCGCGTAGACGGCTTCCTTGCGGTAGCCGACGATGATCGCGACCTCGGAAAGACCGATCTCGGCGAAGTTGCCGAGCGTCAGGTCGAGGATGGTGGTCTCACCATCGACGGGCACCAGGGCCTTGGGCAGGGTGTCCGTGTAGGGGCGAAGACGCCGTCCGGCGCCGGCCGCCAGCACGAGGCCGATCATGCGGGTTCTCCTTCATCGTGTACGGCGGGTGCTCCGGAGGACACCCAGAAGCGGATGCTCTCGCTGAGCACCACTAGTGCCACGAGCACGGCCAGGGCCGTGAGCGCGACGGTGAAATCTTGCGCGGACAGCAGGGCGGCAGCGACTGCGACAGCCAGCGTCCTGCCTTCTTGTCCGCCGATGGCCCGCACCAGCCAGTGCGGGGGCGCGCCGGTGCCACCGCGAATGCGGTACACCGTGTCGTAGTGATGGTAGGCGACGGCGGCCACCAGGCCGAAAGCCGCCGGCAAGGCCCCGTTCACATCCGCCTTGGCGGCGAGGATCAGGACCGTGCCGTACTCGGCGGCGCGGAAGATCGGCGGGACCAGCCAGTCGAGGGGGCCCTTGAGGGGCGCGCAGACGGCGGTCGCCGAGAGGACGGCGTACATCGCGGCGGCGGCCACGAGGCCCCAGCCTGCGGGGTTCTCAAGGGCTGCCGTGATCAGCAGCGCCGTGCCGAGCAACGCCACGATGGGCGCCTCGAAGCCGCCGGTACGGCGCTTGCGGCGCGGGGAGCCCGCCGCGAACCACTCGCCCAGCGGCCCCGTGTCCGCGAGCTCCGACAGCGCCTGCGCCGCCCGGTCCGTCCGGGTCGCCTTGCGGGTCAGCGAGCGCAGCACCCGGCCCGAGGTGGTGTAGAGCGCCGCGAAGGCACAGCCGATCAGGAGTGCGTACAGCGTGATCCGGGGCGTGGTCAACGCGGTCAGTACGGCGATCATGGCCCAGCGTTCGCCGATCGGCAGAACTATCATCCGGCGCAGCCAGACCGTCCAGCCGATGCTGTCGAGCTTGTCCGAAAGGGCGGCGGTGGGGCTGCCAACTACAGATTTACCAGCGGCGGTCGCGTCGTGGTTCGCCTCGTTGAAGGAGAAGTCCACGACGTGCCGGCAGGTCTGCAGCACCATCGCGCCCAGGGCGAGCGCCCACACGTCGTCGCCACTCGCGTTGGCCGCGCCGAGGGCGAGGCCCGCGTAGTAGGCGTACTCCTTGGCGCGGTCGAAGGTGGCGTCGAGCCAGGCGCCCATCGTCGAGTACTGCAGCGAGTAGCGGGCGAGCTGCCCGTCGGTGCAGTCCAGGACGAAGGAGAAGAGGAGCAGCGCGCCGGCCGCGACGAAGCCCCAGCGCTCACCGGTCGCGGCGCAGCCGGCCGCGATCAGGGCGGTGATCAGCGAGGCCGTGGTGACCTGGTTCGGGGTCAGGCCCCGGCGGGCGCACCAGCGCGCGAGGTAGCGGGAGTACGGGCTGATGCAGTACGTGGTGAAGAAGCCGTCGCGGGACTTGACCGCGGTGCGCAGCCGCACGGCCTCCTCGTCGACCGCGGCGACCGCCTGCCGGGCCTCGTTGCGGGCCTGCGGGCCGGCCGGCACCTGCGCGACGAGCGTGCCGAGCTCGGGCCGGTGCAGCTCGACGTCGTCGGCGTCGAGGGCCGTGGCGATGCGCTGCGTCAGGGGTACGTCCAGGACGTCGCCGGAGTTGCCGGGCACGGACCCCGCCGCGGCGGGCGCCCCGGAGGTGACCGCCTGGCGCACGGCCCGGGTCAGCTCGGCCCGGGCGCTCGGCAGTGCGGAGACGGCGCCGGGGATCGCGCTGGCGTGGAAGCGGGGGTCGGTCAGGCCGAGGCGCAGCGCGTGGACGTGGCCGACGAATGCGGCGTCGACGACGGCGACGCGCTCATCCGCGGGGACCGCGGCGAGCAGGGTCGCGATGTCCGCGGCACCCGAGGAGACCTGCACCTCGAACCCCAGCTCCCGCAGGTCGCCCTCGAGCGACGATCCGGGGACCGGCGAACCGGTGAGGATGGCGGTCGACAGACGAACTCACTCCTTGGGTGTCCGGCGCGGGAGGCACCGGGCGGCGTGCGAGGGGGACCCCCGGCCAGAGCCTGACCGGGCGTCGGCAGAGGCTATCGGATTAATGGAAGCGGCCGTTCACCGGCCGTTTACGGCCCGATAAGCGTGCTCTGCCAGGGCTGAGCCGCTTCGCCATCATCGTCGATCCGGACCTCAACCCACAAACCGCGTTTGAGTCGACCGCGGCTAGAAGCGATCTTCGCACCGCTCTGACCTGCGATCATTTCCGCAGGTCAGAGCACATGACAACGGTGTTCAGTGCAGTGTTGCTCCATACCCCTACCCCGTAGTTCACTGGCCTCTGCCGCAGCGGGCAGCACGGCCGCGGCGACGACCGAATCGACGAGGGGGACCCATGGGGGCAGGGCACGACCACGGGCATGCGCACGGCGGCCCGACTACCGGGACCGCGGCGGCCGCGTACCGCGGGCGGCTCCGGACAGCGCTCATGATCACGCTGACCGTGATGGTGGTGGAGATCGTCGGCGGCATCGTGGCGGACTCCCTCGCACTGGTCGCGGATGCCACCCACATGGCGACGGACGCGCTGGGGCTCGGCATGGCCCTGCTCGCGATCCACTTCGCCAACCGCCCGCCGAGCGAGAACCGCACCTTCGGATACGCGCGGGCCGAGATCCTGGCCGCGCTCGCCAACTGTCTGCTGCTGCTCGGGGTGGGCGGCTATGTGCTGTACGAGGCGATCGAGCGGTTCGTCACGCCGGCCGAGACCCGGGGCGGTCTCGCGATCGTCTTCGGTGTCATCGGTCTCGTCGCGAACATGATCTCGCTGTCGCTCCTGGTCCGCGGCCAGAAGGAGAGCCTGAACGTGCGGGGCGCCTTCCTGGAAGTGCTCGCGGACGCGCTCGGCTCGGCGACCGTGATCGTGTCGGCGCTGGTCATCGTCTTCACGGGCTGGCAGGCGGCGGACCCGATCGCCTCCCTCGCGATCGGCCTCATGATCGTGCCGCGCACCGTGAAGCTCCTGCGGGAGACCCTGAACGTCCTCCTCGAAGCGGCACCCAAGGGAGTCGACATGGCCGAGGTGCGGGCCCACATGGTGGAGCTGCCCGGCGTGGAGGACGTACACGATCTGCACGCCTGGACGATCACGTCCGGGATGCCGGTGCTCTCCGCACATGTGGTCGTCAGCCATGAAGTGCTCGACGCGGTGGGGCACGAGAAGCTGCTGCACGAATTGCAGGGGTGCATCGGGGGCCACTTCGACGTGGAGCACTGCACCTTCCAGCTCGAGCCCAGCGGGCATGTGGTGCACGAGGCCAGGGTCTGTCACTGAGCACGGCCGAGCCCCCCGCTGCACGGGCCGGGGGCAGTGACTCAGGGTGATAAGGTGGCCAGCGAATCTTGGAGGTGGGTTGATGACTGTCGTGACGAACGCTGCTGCGCGCGGCGACAAGGTCGTCCCCATTTCCCGGGCTCGCGGCTGACCGGCGAGAGCGCCGTCCCCGAGCCCTGACCCCAAAGGGTTCCCACGTTGTCCGACAACGCCAACAACACTGAAAATTCAGCCTCCTATGAGGCCTTCTTCGCCCTGCACCACGCACTCCCCCGGCAGGGCCCCGGCTCCGACGCCACCACCCGGCACCTCCTCTCCCTCGCGGGCCCGCTGCCTGCGCGTCCGCGCGTGCTCGACCTGGGCTGCGGTCCGGGCCGTGCCGCACTGCTGCTCGCCGCGGAGGCAGGCGCCCAGGTGACGGCCGTCGATCTGCACGAGCCGTTCCTGGCCGAGCTGAACGCGGCCGCCGAGGCGCGCGGGCTCGCCGGGTCGATCACCACCCTCAGGGCCGACATGGCCGAGCTCGACTTCCCCGACGGGTCGTTCGACCTGGTGTGGGCCGAGAGCTCGGCCTACAGCATCGGCTACGACAAGGCGCTGCGACGGTGGCGGCGCCTGCTCGCTCCGGGCGGCGCGCTGGTCGTCACCGAGTGCGAGTGGACCACCGCCGAACCCTCCCAGAAGGCGCGCGCCTTCTGGGAGCGGCACTATGCGTTGCGTACCACCGAGGCGAACACCAGGGCCGCCACTGCCGCCGGGTACCACGTGCTCGGCGTCCACCCGCAGCCCGAGTCCGACTGGGCCGAGTACTACGGGCCGCTCCAGGAGCGCGCCGACGCGGCGGATCCGGCCGCACCGGGCATGACCGAGGCGCTGGCCGCCACCCGCGAGGAGATCAGGATGCGCGACGAACACGGCGACGAGTACGGCTACACCGGCCGGGTGCTGCGCCCGGCAGGCGACGGCTGGCGGGTCCGGCCGGAGACCGGGGCGGACCGCGCGGCGGTGCACGCCGTCAACGCCGCCGCTTTCGAGACAGGTGCGGAGGCCGACCTGGTGGACGCGCTGCGCGCCGACACCGAGGCCTGGGTGCCGGGTCTGTCGTACGTCGCCGAGACACCCGACGGCGAGATCGCGGCGCACGCCCTGATCACCCGCTGCCGGGTCGACGGCGCACCGGCGCTCGCGCTGGCTCCCGTTGCGACATCGCCCCGCTTCCAGAACCAAGGAGCGGGCACGGCCGTCGTACAGGGTGTGCTCGAAGCGGCACGCGCGCGTGGCGACGAACGGCTGGTGATCGTGCTCGGACATCCCGAGTACTACCCGCGGTTCGGCTTCACGCGGGCGTCCGGCTTCGGCGTCGGAACGACGTTCGAGGTGCCGGACGAGGCGCTGATGGCCCTGGTGTTCGACGGTTCCGGTCCGGTGCCGCAGGGCACGATCATCTACCCGGCGGCTTTCGGCGTCTGAGG
Proteins encoded in this window:
- a CDS encoding bifunctional class I SAM-dependent methyltransferase/N-acetyltransferase yields the protein MSDNANNTENSASYEAFFALHHALPRQGPGSDATTRHLLSLAGPLPARPRVLDLGCGPGRAALLLAAEAGAQVTAVDLHEPFLAELNAAAEARGLAGSITTLRADMAELDFPDGSFDLVWAESSAYSIGYDKALRRWRRLLAPGGALVVTECEWTTAEPSQKARAFWERHYALRTTEANTRAATAAGYHVLGVHPQPESDWAEYYGPLQERADAADPAAPGMTEALAATREEIRMRDEHGDEYGYTGRVLRPAGDGWRVRPETGADRAAVHAVNAAAFETGAEADLVDALRADTEAWVPGLSYVAETPDGEIAAHALITRCRVDGAPALALAPVATSPRFQNQGAGTAVVQGVLEAARARGDERLVIVLGHPEYYPRFGFTRASGFGVGTTFEVPDEALMALVFDGSGPVPQGTIIYPAAFGV